In the Thauera sedimentorum genome, one interval contains:
- the rluB gene encoding 23S rRNA pseudouridine(2605) synthase RluB codes for MSTPRKNRSPLRPSTQKKTRNEAAAPVRRPRAAEEGEEPVARTEAARPPRGRAPAGRGKPAEAQVEPERLQKVLAAAGVGSRREIEAMVEAGRIEVNGTPALPGQKIGPGDRVKVNGKLVPLRYAQRTPRVLIYHKPEGEIVSREDPDGRPTVFERLPILRRGRWIAVGRLDFNTSGLLLFTNDGDLANKLMHPRYELEREYAVRLLGSLEDEQIESLKAGIQLEDGEAHFNSLSDAGGEGVNHWYRVTISEGRNREVRRMFEAVGLTVSRLIRVRYGTVELPSRLKRGMWMEMSDADACKLAGLPPPVVKPGERKREVRVHRTTPRA; via the coding sequence TTGTCCACACCCCGCAAGAATCGCAGCCCGCTGCGGCCGTCCACCCAGAAGAAAACGCGCAATGAAGCCGCGGCGCCCGTGCGCCGCCCCCGGGCAGCCGAGGAGGGCGAGGAGCCGGTCGCCCGCACGGAAGCTGCGCGTCCGCCGCGCGGCCGTGCGCCGGCCGGACGCGGCAAACCGGCCGAAGCGCAGGTCGAGCCCGAGCGCCTGCAGAAGGTGCTGGCCGCGGCCGGCGTCGGTTCGCGGCGCGAGATCGAGGCCATGGTCGAGGCCGGGCGCATCGAGGTGAATGGCACGCCGGCGCTGCCGGGGCAGAAGATCGGTCCGGGCGACCGGGTCAAGGTCAACGGCAAGCTGGTGCCGCTGCGCTACGCCCAGCGCACACCGCGGGTGCTGATCTACCACAAGCCGGAAGGCGAGATCGTCTCGCGCGAGGATCCGGACGGCCGCCCGACGGTGTTCGAGCGCCTGCCCATCCTGCGCCGGGGGCGCTGGATCGCGGTCGGGCGGCTGGACTTCAACACCTCCGGCCTGTTGCTGTTCACCAACGACGGCGACCTGGCCAACAAGCTGATGCACCCGCGCTACGAGCTGGAGCGCGAGTACGCGGTGCGCCTGCTCGGTTCGCTGGAGGACGAGCAGATCGAATCGCTCAAGGCGGGCATTCAGCTGGAGGACGGCGAAGCGCATTTCAACAGCCTCTCCGACGCTGGCGGGGAAGGGGTGAACCACTGGTACCGGGTGACCATATCCGAAGGCCGAAACCGCGAGGTGCGGCGCATGTTCGAGGCGGTCGGGCTCACCGTGAGTCGGCTGATCCGGGTGCGCTACGGCACGGTGGAGCTGCCCTCGCGCCTGAAGCGCGGCATGTGGATGGAGATGTCCGACGCCGACGCCTGCAAGCTCGCCGGCCTGCCGCCGCCGGTGGTCAAGCCCGGCGAGCGCAAGCGCGAAGTGCGGGTGCATCGCACCACCCCGCGGGCTTGA
- the scpB gene encoding SMC-Scp complex subunit ScpB, giving the protein MQAPSTPEEFKRVIETALLAAAAPLPVTTLRRLFEDDPGADFVRRLLDELRADWDGRGIELVQTAGGWRFQTRPEYQVFLDRLKDEKPPKYSRAVLETLAIIAYRQPVTRGDIEEIRGVAVSPNVLKTLESRGWIDEVGHRDTPGRPALFATTRRFLDDLGLRSLTELPALTEIERIMELVELPGLVDAVEAAPAEDGES; this is encoded by the coding sequence ATGCAAGCACCGAGCACGCCTGAAGAGTTCAAGCGCGTCATCGAGACCGCGCTGCTGGCCGCCGCCGCGCCTCTGCCGGTGACCACCCTGCGCCGGCTGTTCGAGGACGACCCCGGTGCCGATTTCGTCCGCCGCCTGCTCGACGAGCTGCGCGCCGACTGGGACGGGCGCGGCATCGAGCTGGTGCAGACCGCCGGCGGCTGGCGCTTCCAGACCCGCCCCGAGTACCAGGTCTTCCTCGACCGGCTCAAGGACGAGAAGCCGCCCAAGTACTCGCGTGCGGTGCTGGAAACCCTGGCGATCATCGCCTACCGCCAGCCGGTGACCCGTGGGGATATCGAGGAGATCCGCGGTGTCGCGGTGTCGCCCAACGTGCTGAAAACGCTGGAGTCGCGCGGCTGGATCGACGAAGTCGGCCACCGCGACACCCCCGGCCGCCCGGCCTTGTTCGCCACCACCCGGCGTTTCCTTGACGATCTCGGGCTGCGCAGCCTCACCGAACTGCCGGCGCTCACCGAGATCGAGCGCATCATGGAACTGGTGGAGCTGCCGGGCCTGGTGGATGCCGTGGAGGCCGCTCCGGCGGAAGACGGCGAATCCTGA
- a CDS encoding segregation and condensation protein A, translating to MNMPLDLAPAETAREAAAVARLYGEPMLELPKDLYIPPHALEVFLEAFEGPLDLLLYLIRKSNIDILDIPMAPLTVQYLEYVEAMRASNLELAADYLLMAAMLLEIKSRMLLPRPPREAEGEEGDPRAELVRRLLEYEQMKQAAARLDAMPRVARDFEWVSVFVAEKVVERLPDVTLHDLQHAWLKIMKKARLNQHHRIQREELSVREHMTEILRKLSDGAFVVFDSLFDPKLGPAGLVVSFLAMLELVKEKLVQVTQNDAFAPIYVKLADASTEHA from the coding sequence ATGAACATGCCGCTGGACCTCGCGCCGGCCGAAACCGCCCGCGAGGCGGCGGCTGTGGCTCGTCTGTACGGCGAGCCGATGCTGGAGTTGCCCAAGGATCTCTACATCCCGCCGCATGCGCTGGAAGTCTTTCTGGAGGCCTTCGAAGGCCCGCTGGATCTGCTGCTCTACCTGATCCGCAAGTCCAACATCGACATCCTCGACATCCCCATGGCGCCGCTCACGGTGCAGTACCTGGAGTACGTCGAGGCGATGCGCGCCTCCAACCTCGAACTCGCCGCCGACTACCTGCTGATGGCCGCCATGCTGCTGGAGATCAAGTCGCGCATGCTGCTGCCGCGCCCGCCGCGCGAGGCCGAAGGCGAGGAGGGCGATCCGCGCGCCGAACTGGTCCGCCGCCTGCTGGAATACGAGCAGATGAAGCAGGCCGCGGCGCGCCTGGACGCCATGCCGCGGGTGGCCCGCGACTTCGAATGGGTGAGCGTGTTCGTTGCCGAGAAGGTGGTCGAGCGCCTGCCCGACGTGACCCTGCACGACCTGCAGCATGCCTGGCTGAAGATCATGAAGAAGGCGCGGCTCAACCAGCATCACCGCATCCAGCGCGAGGAGCTTTCGGTGCGCGAGCACATGACCGAGATCCTGCGCAAGCTGTCGGATGGCGCCTTTGTCGTCTTCGACAGCCTGTTCGATCCCAAGCTGGGTCCGGCCGGGCTGGTGGTGAGCTTTCTCGCCATGCTGGAGCTGGTCAAGGAGAAGCTGGTGCAGGTCACCCAGAACGACGCCTTTGCCCCGATCTATGTGAAGCTCGCCGATGCAAGCACCGAGCACGCCTGA